The genomic DNA TTAGATGAACGTGTCGAAAATATTACTCCTGAACAGATTGCTGAATTGAGCGATATTCTATGGGATGTGCAATTTAAAAACAAATGATATCTTTTGATATTTTTTCATTTTGACAGTATGGAGAGCTATATTTAAATACTAACAGTGCTAAAGTATAGCATATAGCTAAGGATATTGGTAGATTTCTATGGACAAACGCATCATGATTGTCGATGATGATCCTGATATTTTAATCTTCCTTCGAACTGTTTTCGAACAACAGGATTATGAAGTTCTCACGGTAGATAGTGGTACCGATTGTATTGATGAGCTCCAACGAGGTTTCAAAGGCGTTATCCTCATGGATCTCAAGATGCCATTTATGGACGGATGGGATACTCTCCGACAGATTATCGAAAAACAGCTCTATAAAGATATCATCATCACAATTATTTCAGCTCATGGTACTATTGAGCATGAAAAAATGAATGGCTTGGAAGGATATATTTATGATTATATAACTAAACCGTTCGATCTGCAAAAATTAATCATTGAAATTAACGACCTAACCTTAAAAAGAGATGCGTAATATAGTTTAAAACTCAAATCGATGAATTTTTATAAAAAATTTATAAGAATCTTTTCTTGGATCCAGGTAAAAACCCCAAACATATCTAGTCCTATTAAAATAACAAAAAATAGGATTAAAAACAGAAGGATCTTTGCTGCAAATTTAAAAATAACCCAGCATATTGCTATAGCGATTAAGACTCCGAGAATCAACAGTAACGGAGGGATATTATAACCAAAGAGGTACATTATAATAACAAATCTCGAGCAGCCATATAAACGTTTTTATATCTTTTAACCGACTGTTTCGACAAAAATATTTTTCAGGCATCATTAAGAGTAGAAAATGGTGAGTACTGCACGAGTTTGTATTCTGCACTGATCAAGTACTTAGTTTGTATCAGCAATCTCGAGGAGTATCGTAACGTATTTTTTCATTCTTTCTTTATTCCTCTG from Candidatus Thermoplasmatota archaeon includes the following:
- a CDS encoding response regulator, producing MDKRIMIVDDDPDILIFLRTVFEQQDYEVLTVDSGTDCIDELQRGFKGVILMDLKMPFMDGWDTLRQIIEKQLYKDIIITIISAHGTIEHEKMNGLEGYIYDYITKPFDLQKLIIEINDLTLKRDA